The Rhizobium viscosum genomic sequence GTGAACCGGCCTATTTCCAGTCCTCGGTCAATATCGAGCGCGGCTTCTGCCGGGATTGCGGCACGCCGATGACCTATCGTCATCCGGGCGGGCTGGAGCTTGCGATCGGTACTTTCGACGACCGGAGCGACCTCGCGCCACAGATCCAGGTCAACTACGATGCTCGCCTGCCCTGGGTCGAGACGATCTTCGAGGCGCCGGTTCATAAGGACCCGGATTTCTATTCCCGGCAGGAGGCGATCATTTCCTTCCAGCATCCCGACCACGATACCGCTGTCTGGCCCGCAAAAGGCGTGAAGATATGACCGAAGTGCTGCGCACGCTCTATCCGGAAATCGAACCCTATGCTTCCGGCCATCTCGAGGTCGGCGACGGCCATGTGATCTATTGGGAGCGCTGCGGCACGCCGGGCGCAAAGCCCGCGGTCTTCCTGCATGGGGGCCCGGGCGGCGGCATTTCGCCCGCGCATCGCCGGGTGTTCGACCCCAAGCTTTATGACGTCATGCTCTTCGACCAGCGCGGCTGCGGCAAGTCTACCCCGCATGCGAGCCTCGAGGCCAACACGACCTGGCACCTCGTTGCCGATATCGAGCAGCTGCGCGAGATGGCCGGCGTCGACAAATGGCAGGTCTTTGGCGGCTCCTGGGGTTCGACGCTGGC encodes the following:
- a CDS encoding GFA family protein; protein product: MTETTRTGGCQCGAVRFRITGKLGRPSICHCRMCQKQFGGFFSALVTAPEEGMEWSRGEPAYFQSSVNIERGFCRDCGTPMTYRHPGGLELAIGTFDDRSDLAPQIQVNYDARLPWVETIFEAPVHKDPDFYSRQEAIISFQHPDHDTAVWPAKGVKI